In the genome of Methylophaga nitratireducenticrescens, one region contains:
- a CDS encoding succinate dehydrogenase gives MALLQVKKRLMALAGLLMAFYLLFHMLSNLSFFSPEQYQTFYDIYNQPLIRWPLWILVAASLVFHVIVAVQIRLHNRKARVHAYQHRQHHFIPAWLVSIVITFILLFIVWHMAQMWSFGGADIYRQTLTLFSSEWQVVIYLFGMMLIGLHLQHSLTNVLQTLGKTAKQFYWICTAFVLLLVVGFAIVPLVAYWKA, from the coding sequence ATGGCACTGTTGCAAGTAAAAAAACGCTTGATGGCGCTGGCCGGTCTGCTGATGGCTTTTTATCTGCTTTTTCATATGCTCAGTAATCTGAGCTTTTTCAGCCCCGAGCAATATCAGACATTTTACGATATCTATAATCAACCACTGATTCGCTGGCCTTTATGGATATTAGTGGCGGCGTCATTGGTCTTTCATGTGATTGTGGCGGTGCAGATTAGATTGCATAACCGTAAGGCCAGAGTTCATGCCTACCAGCACCGGCAACATCATTTTATTCCCGCCTGGCTGGTGTCAATTGTTATTACGTTTATTCTGCTCTTTATCGTCTGGCATATGGCGCAAATGTGGTCATTTGGTGGGGCGGATATATACAGGCAGACACTCACCTTATTCAGCTCTGAATGGCAGGTGGTTATTTATTTGTTCGGAATGATGTTGATTGGACTGCATTTGCAACATTCGTTAACCAATGTGTTGCAGACCTTAGGCAAAACCGCAAAACAGTTTTATTGGATATGTACAGCGTTCGTACTGTTATTAGTGGTGGGATTTGCCATTGTCCCGTTAGTGGCCTATTGGAAAGCATAA